The Cellulophaga lytica DSM 7489 nucleotide sequence CGGACGCACACTTTATATGTCTGACTGGTTTATAGAAAAAGGAAGCTTTGTACGCTTACAAAACGTTTCTATTGGCTATAACATAAAAAACTTAAACACTGCTTGGTTTAAAAAAGGTAGAATTTTTATGAACGGAACCAACCTATTCACCATAACAGATTTTGATGGTTATGACCCAGAATTAGGTGGAGACGGTATTTATTGGGGTGGTTACCCTAAGTTAAGAAACTGGACTTTAGGTGTAGAGTTAACCTTTTAAATTCAGTTAAAAATGAAAACATTTACAATAATAAACGAATTGAAAATGAAGCAATTTAAAAAATTAATAGTGGCACTTACTCTTGTAGTAGGTGGTACTTCTTGCGAAGGTTTAGACGTAGAGCCTACTGGTTTTTATTCTGATGAAAACTTTTACAAGACTATTGAAGATGCAGAGGCGTCTATTTTATATGCTTATGATGCACTAACATTAGTGAGTTACGCTCCTGTTACGTATTACTTTACAGAATTAGCGTCAGACAACTGCATTGTTAAAGCAGATGAAGGTGCAGATGCACAGGCATTTGTAAATTGGGAGGTAACAGCTCAAAACCAATTACTAACACAGTATTACAGATCTATATATATTGCTGTAAACCGTGCAAATGCAGTAATAGAAAATATAGAGGGTAAAGGTTTTAATCCAGAAGATGAAAAACGTATTTTAGGAGAAGCTTTGTTTTTAAGAGCTTACAACCACTTTAACGCTGTAAAAGCCTTTGGTTTAGCCCCTTTACAAAAATCTCTAATAGATAAGTTAGATGAAACCACAGCTACACTGCCTGCAGATATGCAAGAAGTTTACACCTTTTTAATAGACGATTTAACTAGAGCAATAGACAACTTAGAGGTAAACAGAGTTACTGGTCGTGCAGATAAAGTTGCTGCACAGGCACTGCTTTCTAAAGTGTACTTATTTGCTGCTTCTGCTAAAGAAAGTGGTGTTCCTAAATACAATACTATTACAGAAAGTGTAGACAATTTATATGCTAAAGCAGCAGAGTATGCAGGTATGGTTCTAAACAACCAAGGAGAATATAGTCACGATACTGATCTACAAAATATTTATAATGTTGACTCTCCTAACGGACCTGAACATATTTTTATATTATCGTTAGATAGGTCTGGCACAGAAGAAGGAGATTACTCTAAATTATCTAAATACTTTATTCCTTATATAGATGGTGCAACAGTTTATCTAAAAAATACAAATGGCACTTTTTCTCCAACACATGACGGGTGGAGCGTTTTTCAGACTACAGATAAATTATTTACTTCTTATGAAACAGAAGACAAACGTAAAACAGATTTGTTTGTTTCTGAAATATACAACCAAGATGGTGTTGCTGTAGGTTCTGTTGCAGATGGTACTGTAATTTATCCGTTTACAAGAAAATACATAGATCCTTTATTTGAAGGCGATAAAACAAGTACAAGACCATACTTAATTCGTTACTCAGACATACAATTGGTTTATGCAGAAGCTACTGCTAATGCAGATGGTTTAGCACAATACAATCAAATTAGAAGCAGAGCAAACGCTACAGAGTTAGCTAGTATAGGTGGTTTATCTAAGGCAGACTTTAGAAAACTGGTTGTAGAAGAACGCCAAAGAGAACTTGCTTACGAAGGAGACCGCCTATGGGATCTTAGACGTACAAACACAGTACAAAGCAATGTAACCAATGCCGCTGGTTTATCTCCAGAAGCAGTTGCTTTTTATCCTATTCCACAACGTGAAATAGACTTAAACCCTAACATCAACTAAACTAAAGCGCAATGAAAAAATTAAATAACATATATTTTATAGTGCTGGCACTATTTTTTGTGGCCTGTACAGAAAATCCTCTAGAAGATGTAGAGGGCACAGATTGGCAAAAAGAACGCAACGTGGTTTCTATTTTAGTTGAAGGTCAAATAGGTACAGCTATTATAGAACGTAATTTTGATGATGCTAAAATTAAAATTTATGCAAAAACAGAAAATATAGCAGATTTATCTAAGGTAGAAATTAAAAATATTGAGCTTTCATATGGTGCAACTTCTGCAAATGAAAAGGGCACAACATTAGATTTAAGTTCTGGTACAGCTACAATTGCTGTAACAGCTGGGGCTGGCGAAACCCTAAATTGGGAAGTTACATTACTACCATTTAAGTCTGACCTAGAAGGCACTTGGTACATTGGTGATGTACGTATGTATTGTGATATGTTTACCTGGGAGAGCTGGGGCTGGGAAAAGAATGAAAGTATGTTTAGTTACTTAGCAGAATTAAACCCAGAGTTAGACAACGAAATTATTTTTACTGTAGAAGGCGCAGATGCTAAAGGAAACCCTTTTGGTAATTATGAGCATAACGCAGGTAATGATGGTGCTTTTGGTAGTTATACTGATGCTAGCAAAGGATGGAACTTTAATACACGATTTCGTAAAATACCAACAGGTAAAGGTACTTGGCTGCGCGATTTTGAACGAAACAAAGTAATTATTACCGATGCAAACAAAGTAGAACATGAACTAGATTTAGAGTTACTAACCGCAACTAACGAAGTAAATTTAAAAACTGAAGTTCCTTACTTAGCCGAAAACTTTAACTGGACAGATACTGACTGGAGTTATGAAGAATTAGCTCATATGTCTAAACTAACCTGGTATACATTAACCAAAAAACGTGTATTACAAACAGGTAATAGCATTACTGGCTTAACTGTTAAAGACCAAGTAGGAGACACACAAATAGATGCAGATGCTAAAGAAATTACAGTTACTGTTGCAGATAACGGAGCAGACATTTCTGCTATAGAACTTACAGGCCTAAACATTTCTTATGCAGCTACAGCAGACACAAGTGTTGGTAATACTTTAAATTTTTCTACAGACAATAGCACTACAATAAATGTTACTTCACAAACTGGTGAAAGCACTTTATGGACAGTTAAACTAAAAATAGATGTTGATTTAAGTAACGTGTCTATTGCAGGAACTTGGAACATTTCCGAAATAGGCGTTTACTGTGATATGTTTACCTGGGAAAGCTGGGGCTGGGAAAAAACTGAACTTTTAAATAATTACCTACCTAGTGCAGGTAAAGAACTAGATAATACAATTTCATTTGTTGTAGAAGGTAAAAACGGAGACAACCCTTACGGCACATTTGAAAACAATGCTGGTGCAGATGGCGAGCACGGAGATTTTGTTTCTGATGACACTACTTGGCCAGAAACAGAATTTAATGCAAGATTTAGAAAAGTGCCTACAGGTACAGGAACTTGGGAACTTGTAGGAGACACAGTAACTATTACAGATAGTGCAGGCACTGTATTTGTTTTAACACTAGAAATTAATTCTGAAACTGAAATTGCTATAACCTCAGAAGTAGAGTATTTATCTGAATTATACAATTGGACAGACACAAACTACAATTACGAAGAGACAGCACATATGTCTAAAAAAATGTGGTACAACTTAAGCAAATAAAGATCATCACCTTAACTATAAATTAAGGTGCTACAACAATACTAAAGAAATAGAATATGACACTAAAAAATATTTTCACTGCTGTATTACCAATGCTACTTGTTGCCGCAAGTTGTAATGATGATGAGCCTGCATTTACTTCTATAGAAAAAAACAGAGAGGTACTAATTACAGAAGAACTTGTTTCTACCAATTTTGTTGGTAATGGTGCACAATGGGGTGGTTATGATATGGTGCCAACCTGGTTAGGAACAGAAACACTTAGTGATGCAGATTGGAACACCCTATTTAAGCGTATAGATTTTATGAGGCCTCCGTTTTTAAGAATTGTAACCAATTCTGGTTGGTCTTATGATAATGATGGTGTGTATGATGAGACTACAAAAACGTTATCGCTTTTTAAAATGTTAGACTATGCCAAAGAACGCAATATAGAAATTACGTATGGTGAATGGGGCCACAGCTCTACAGGTGACATTAGCACTATAGATATGGATTGGATTGAAAAATCTGTGAAATTCTTAAATCATTTGGTAAACGAAAAAGGCTATACCAACATTAAAACAATAAATATTATTAATGAGCCTAATGGCGATTGGTCTAGTACTAAAGGAGATTACAACATTTGGAAAAATGTACAGCTAGCTTATTTAGAAGAAATGAAAAACTACAGCTTGGCAGACATTAAAGTAATGGGGCCAGATATAGCCGTTTTTAACACCGCTAGCCAAACAGAATGGTTAACAAAAACTGAGGCAGATTTAGGAGACAATGTAGGTTTGTATGACATTCACGTGTACCCACAACAACAACTAATTCGTAATGGTGAGTTTGCACAAATGCTTAGCGCATATAAAAAAATAACTCCGGCAGACAAGCGTATTGTTTTAGGAGAAATAGGATTTAAATACACAGAGGTAGATGCGCAGCTAAAATTAGAAAACGAAGAAGCTATTGCTAACGACCCATATGCTGGTGAAGATTCTAATATGATGATTTACAAAGCTTTTTACGGCATAGATATGGCAGATGCCTTAATACAAGCAATGAGAGAAGGCTTCTCTGGCTCTTTAGTTTGGAATATGGATGACGCTATGTACAATAGTCCAGACAACGGAGATTACCAGTCTGATAAATTAAAACGTTGGGGTTTTTGGAACATTTTAGGCGAAGAACACACTGGCAATGTTAGTGATGAAGACATTAGACCATACTTTTATCCTGTTTCATTATTAACTCGCTTTTTTCCTGCTGGTAGTGATATTTATAACGTAGAACTACCTAATAAAAAAGGATTACGTGCCGTAGTAGGTACATACAATGGTAAACAAACAATTGCTATTGTAAACTCTCATTACAGTACCTATGAGCTTAATTTAAAATCGGACTTTTTAGGCAACATTACTGCAAATAAATACAGCTACAAGTCTAACGCAGATGGCTCTTTTGTTGGTAAAGTAGATGAAAATGGCTTTGCTACTCCAATAGAAAATAACAAAGAATTAAACTTTACAAATGGTGTAAATATGACCCTAGAAGGGGAGTCTTTTATACTATTTACAAATATGGAGTAATCTATAAAGTAGAATTAAAAAATCAATCAATATAATTTACAAATAAGGAAATAAAAATTAGTATGAATACTGTAGAACAAAAAAAAACAGGATTATTACGTCTTAAAAAACACCAAAACAACCCAGTTTTAA carries:
- a CDS encoding RagB/SusD family nutrient uptake outer membrane protein; amino-acid sequence: MKTFTIINELKMKQFKKLIVALTLVVGGTSCEGLDVEPTGFYSDENFYKTIEDAEASILYAYDALTLVSYAPVTYYFTELASDNCIVKADEGADAQAFVNWEVTAQNQLLTQYYRSIYIAVNRANAVIENIEGKGFNPEDEKRILGEALFLRAYNHFNAVKAFGLAPLQKSLIDKLDETTATLPADMQEVYTFLIDDLTRAIDNLEVNRVTGRADKVAAQALLSKVYLFAASAKESGVPKYNTITESVDNLYAKAAEYAGMVLNNQGEYSHDTDLQNIYNVDSPNGPEHIFILSLDRSGTEEGDYSKLSKYFIPYIDGATVYLKNTNGTFSPTHDGWSVFQTTDKLFTSYETEDKRKTDLFVSEIYNQDGVAVGSVADGTVIYPFTRKYIDPLFEGDKTSTRPYLIRYSDIQLVYAEATANADGLAQYNQIRSRANATELASIGGLSKADFRKLVVEERQRELAYEGDRLWDLRRTNTVQSNVTNAAGLSPEAVAFYPIPQREIDLNPNIN